The following are encoded in a window of Candidatus Fluviicola riflensis genomic DNA:
- the msrA gene encoding peptide-methionine (S)-S-oxide reductase: MTKEATLGAGCFWCIEACYKELNGVIRVEPGYSGGKTDNPTYKEICTGNTGHAEVARVVYDDALVSFDELLEVFWFVHDPTQLNRQGNDIGTQYRSVIFFHDEEQRAIAEGYKQRLTEEGVWSKPIVTEISPLTNYYPAEDYHRDYYELNPGNAYCQAVVRPKVEKFKQVFGARLK; the protein is encoded by the coding sequence ATGACAAAAGAAGCAACATTAGGCGCAGGATGTTTCTGGTGCATCGAAGCGTGTTATAAAGAATTAAACGGCGTTATACGTGTGGAACCGGGCTATTCCGGTGGAAAAACGGATAACCCGACTTACAAGGAAATCTGCACGGGGAATACCGGCCATGCAGAAGTGGCGCGTGTGGTTTATGATGATGCGCTTGTTTCGTTTGACGAATTGCTCGAGGTGTTTTGGTTTGTTCACGACCCAACTCAGCTCAATCGCCAGGGAAATGACATTGGAACCCAATACCGTTCGGTGATTTTTTTCCACGATGAAGAACAACGCGCCATTGCCGAAGGTTATAAGCAGCGTTTAACCGAAGAGGGAGTTTGGAGTAAGCCAATTGTAACCGAAATTTCACCGCTCACGAATTATTATCCGGCCGAAGATTATCACCGTGATTATTATGAGCTCAATCCCGGGAATGCGTATTGCCAGGCAGTTGTTCGCCCGAAAGTGGAGAAGTTTAAGCAGGTTTTCGGAGCGCGGTTGAAGTAG
- a CDS encoding cupin, translated as MRHPEAQLLIESLGLLPHPEGGFYRETYRSEQQLEPQDRSLMTSIFFLLTDTDTSRFHRITADECWYFHAGNPIVVHTLDENGHHEFVLGNDVSKGQLPFYLVKGGTIFGSSVLGDDGYGLVSCAVAPGFDFRDFELFDTETLLEQFPEHEAIIRKMAFH; from the coding sequence ATGAGACATCCCGAAGCACAGTTGTTGATTGAAAGCCTTGGTTTGCTACCGCATCCAGAAGGTGGTTTTTACCGTGAAACGTATCGGTCGGAACAGCAATTGGAACCACAGGATCGTTCACTGATGACTTCGATCTTCTTTTTGCTCACCGATACGGATACTTCTCGTTTCCACCGGATCACAGCTGATGAATGCTGGTATTTCCATGCAGGAAATCCGATTGTGGTGCATACGCTGGATGAAAACGGTCACCACGAATTTGTCTTGGGAAATGATGTTTCAAAAGGGCAATTACCGTTTTATTTGGTGAAAGGCGGAACTATTTTCGGTTCGTCGGTACTTGGAGATGACGGTTACGGCCTGGTTTCATGCGCTGTGGCTCCCGGATTTGATTTCCGTGATTTCGAGTTGTTTGATACGGAGACATTACTAGAACAGTTTCCTGAGCACGAAGCTATTATCAGGAAAATGGCTTTCCACTGA
- a CDS encoding pantetheine-phosphate adenylyltransferase codes for MKKACFPGSFDPFTKGHEDVVKRGLTLFDTIVIAVGHNNSKEPFFSLESRLAHIRSLFSNETRVEIMTFNGLTTDFCKEQDCTHLLRGLRDVKDFNYEQPIALMNRTMSNIETVFILPDPSLLAINATIVREIYKNGGKIDAFVTNAQQLVK; via the coding sequence ATGAAAAAAGCTTGTTTTCCCGGTTCATTCGACCCTTTTACCAAAGGACATGAAGATGTTGTGAAAAGAGGATTGACGCTCTTTGACACCATCGTGATCGCTGTTGGACACAACAATTCCAAAGAACCGTTTTTTTCGCTCGAAAGCAGGTTGGCGCACATTCGTTCGTTGTTTTCAAATGAAACGCGCGTGGAAATCATGACGTTCAACGGACTCACAACTGATTTCTGTAAAGAACAGGATTGTACCCATTTATTGCGCGGTTTGCGTGATGTGAAAGATTTCAATTACGAACAGCCTATTGCGCTGATGAATCGTACGATGAGCAACATTGAAACCGTTTTTATCTTACCCGATCCTTCATTATTGGCTATCAACGCGACCATTGTTCGCGAGATTTACAAAAATGGCGGGAAAATTGATGCGTTTGTAACAAATGCACAGCAACTCGTTAAATAA